A window of the Planococcus citri chromosome 4, ihPlaCitr1.1, whole genome shotgun sequence genome harbors these coding sequences:
- the U3-55K gene encoding U3 small nucleolar RNA-interacting protein 2 encodes MPFFIRKAAKRKNQDDGKRSKKTKKKEPPPKKDEEVVESESDDDISIEPDVSSEDEDKYLTAQEKKVKIAQKYLADVQKEEIEKLENFDDVSDHVLKKLKHDELEKAGKLKKKLADHIKLSKDKKLLTCKQHKLSITCIAVSSDNKYLYSSSKDYSIVKWSLESFTKLIFKCLKFKKNSTDPRQDYHNCLINCLAISRDDKHLVSGDEKGNIRIWDTETLNHIRVFKDHKKAVTGLAICRDTNYLFSTSKDLLVKCWNLNEMGYMETLFGHQAEVTSVDIINENRVLTAGGTDKTIRLWKIQEESHLIFNAPTCCVEIVRKLDDGFFVSGGDDGSLCLWGTLKKKPLHVINAAHGLDPINKQPNWITAIAVLPNSDLIASGSCDNNIRLWKWNQTVKSIIPLNNIEIPGFVNAIQFTSDGHYLIAGIGKEHRLGRWQNIQQAKNSIICIQIMKINGLN; translated from the exons ATGCCCTTTTTCATTCGAAAAGCTGCTAAAAGAAAAAACCAAGATGATGGAAAGCGCTCGAAAAAAACCAAA AAAAAAGAACCCCCACCTAAGAAAGATGAAGAGGTGGTTGAAAGCGAATCCGACGACGACATTTCCATCGAACCAGATGTCTCATCCGAAGACGAAGATAAATATCTGACAGCTCAAGAGAAGAAAGTGAAAATAGCGCAAAAATACCTCGCAGATGTTCAGAAagaagaaatagaaaaactcgaaaatttcgACGACGTCAGCGatcacgttttgaaaaaattgaaacacgatGAACTGGAAAAAGCTggtaaattgaagaaaaaactagcCGATcatataaaattatcaaaagataAGAAATTATTAACGTGCAAACAGCACAAATTAAGCATAACTTGTATAGCTGTCTCGTCAGATAACAAATACCTGTATTCTTCGTCGAAAGATTACTCGATTGTTAAATGGTCTCTAGAGagtttcaccaaattgatcttCAAGtgtttaaaattcaagaaaaacagCACTGATCCAAGACAAGACTATCACAACTGCCTTATTAATTGTTTAGCCATTTCACGCGACGATAAACATCTCGTTTCCGGAGATGAGAAAGGTAATATTCGCATTTGGGATACTGAAACGTTGAATCATATACGTGTATTCAAAGACCACAAAAAGGCAGTTACCGGATTAGCTATTTGTCGAGATACGAATTATCTATTCAGTACGTCGAAAGATTTATTAGTCAAGTGTTGGAATTTAAACGAAATGGGTTACATGGAAACACTATTCGGACACCAAGCTGAAGTAACATCTGTCGATATTATTAATGAAAATCGCGTCCTCACAGCCGGTGGTACGGATAAAACCATCAGATTATGGAAAATTCAAGAAGAATCGCATCTTATTTTCAATGCTCCTACATGCTGTGTGGAAATAGTCCGTAAACTAGACGACGGATTCTTCGTATCTGGTGGCGACGATGGTAGTTTGTGTTTATGGGGTACATTGAAAAAGAAACCTTTACACGTGATAAACGCTGCTCACGGTTTAGATCCAATCAACAAACAACCCAACTGGATAACCGCTATAGCGGTTTTACCGAATTCAGATTTAATAGCATCCGGCTCCTGTGATAATAATATTCGATTATGGAAATGGAATCAAACAGTTAAGTCAATAATTCCTTTGAATAACATCGAGATTCCAGGCTTCGTGAATGCTATTCAGTTCACTTCTGACGGACATTATTTAATAGCTGGAATAGGAAAAGAGCATCGATTAGGCAGATGGCAAAACATACAGCAAGCTAAAAATTCTATCATTTGTATACAGATAATGAAAATCAACGGacttaattaa